A genomic segment from Glycine max cultivar Williams 82 chromosome 1, Glycine_max_v4.0, whole genome shotgun sequence encodes:
- the LOC100808017 gene encoding zinc finger MYND domain-containing protein 15: MECAAKGSGGRCGGSGSGGATRLCARCEAVAYCSLSHQIAHWSRHKHECDRLQQQLKSVEVLNNFPFTFSRESTFQVCVKQETRCSFFSKRGLHQVGMWMHECHCGASSTSFDCLGLNNGWDLPSSLCPCCEPSSPVSEQLHCWRDYYKWRCIPLDSPVALLLQWPLTIYHAARLVGITALNPEISDKLYIHYLGPEKELLQLAVFGELLALFPGVRIHIELVGPAIPPQRDGEMIHISKYPCCNEDECECKIGSKNTFLETQSGITSTLTLQLWQGFYHDRYRDIVKDSFPHLIIAPNGGIAAYSSWLPSIELIKKIDVPVVFTDYCEEACHLAANCIKTVTGSPLKLPVQLNPFRQPMAVEDSVLLLPCYSNCYLFGM, translated from the exons ATGGAGTGCGCGGCGAAGGGGAGCGGAGGAAGGTGCGGCGGCAGCGGCAGCGGCGGTGCCACAAGACTCTGCGCTCGCTGCGAAGCCGTTGCATATTGCTCTCTCTCTCACCAG ATTGCACACTGGAGTCGTCACAAACACGAGTGCGATAGGTTGCAACAGCAATTGAAGAGTGTCGAAGTCCTCAATAATTTTCCCTTCACTTTCTCTCGCGAATCCACGTTTCAG GTTTGTGTGAAGCAGGAAACTAGGTGTTCATTTTTTAGCAAGAGAGGCCTTCATCAAGTGGGAATGTGGATGCATGAATGCCATTGTGGAGCATCATCTACTTCATTTGATTGTTTAGG GTTAAACAATGGTTGGGATCTCCCAAGTAGTTTATGTCCCTGTTGTG AGCCTAGCTCTCCGGTATCAGAGCAGTTGCATTGTTGGAGAGACTACTATAAGTGGAGATGCATCCCGCTAGACTCGCCTGTTGCTTTGCTTCTTCAATGG CCACTTACAATATATCATGCTGCTCGACTTGTTGGAATTACAGCCTTGAATCCTGAAATCAGTGATAAGTTGTACATTCATTACCTTG GACCTGAGAAAGAGTTGCTACAACTTGCTGTGTTTGGAGAATTACTGGCACTCTTCCCCGGTGTACGAATTCATATAGAACTTGTTGGACCTGCAATTCCTCCTCAAAG GGATGGTGAGATGATTCACATTTCTAAGTATCCTTGTTGCAATGAAGACGAATGTGAATGCAAAATAGGAAGTAAAAATACATTCTTAGAAACACAATCTGGTATCACTTCCACTTTGACATTGCAACTTTGGCAAGGATTCTATCATGATCGATATAGAGATATTGTTAAG GATTCCTTTCCTCACCTAATAATTGCTCCAAATGGTGGCATTGCTGCTTATTCCAGTTGGTTACCAAGTATT GAGTTAATTAAAAAGATTGATGTCCCAGTTGTTTTTACTGATTATTGTGAAGAAGCTTGTCATCTTGCAGCCAATTGCATTAAGACTGTAACTGGAAGTCCTCTTAAATTGCCT GTTCAGTTAAATCCTTTCAGACAGCCCATGGCTGTGGAAGACAGCGTGCTGTTGCTTCCCTGCTACTCGAATTGTTATCTTTTTGGGATGTAA
- the LOC100779833 gene encoding two-component response regulator ARR5, whose protein sequence is MDTDGVVSFNHVSPEDSHEVHVLAVDDSLVDRKVIERLLKISACKVTAVDSGIRALQFLGLDEQRRTSESDGFVPDLKVDLIITDYCMPEMTGYELLKKIKESTMFREIPVVIMSSENILPRIDRCLEEGAEDFIVKPVKLSDVKRLKGYLTPKEVIKVDRRSDGYVNGGCKGGDGGGGGGVEINNNKRKLEEQDTSDVSTSPPSTSTLSSSPSVSSPSPSSSPTSSPSVLASPIRRLKMTSTD, encoded by the exons ATGGACACGGACGGTGTCGTTTCGTTCAACCATGTCTCGCCGGAGGATTCCCACGAGGTTCATGTCTTGGCCGTCGACGACAGCCTCGTTGATCGAAAGGTCATTGAGCGCTTGCTCAAAATCTCAGCTTGTAAAG TTACGGCTGTGGATAGTGGAATCAGAGCACTGCAATTTCTGGGGCTGGATGAGCAGAGAAGGACCTCTGAATCTGATGGTTTTGTC CCGGATTTGAAGGTGGATCTAATTATCACAGACTACTGCATGCCCGAAATGACCGGTTACGAGTTGCTCAAGAAAATCAAG GAATCGACCATGTTCAGAGAAATTCCAGTAGTGATCATGTCTTCCGAAAACATTTTGCCGCGCATAGACAG ATGTTTGGAGGAAGGTGCAGAGGATTTCATAGTGAAGCCAGTGAAATTATCTGATGTAAAACGGTTAAAGGGTTACTTGACACCAAAAGAGGTTATTAAGGTTGACAGAAGAAGTGATGGTTATGTTAACGGTGGCTGCAAaggtggtgatggtggtggtggtggtggtgtggagataaacaacaacaaaaggaaGCTGGAAGAGCAAGACACATCTGACGTGTCAACATCTCCACCGTCCACTTCTACACTTTCATCATCACCCTCCGTTTCTTCACCATCACcgtcatcttctcctacctctTCACCCAGCGTGCTTGCTTCTCCGATCAGACGGCTTAAAATGACCAGCACCGATTGA